TTCAAAACACTCATGCAGAGGTTAAACCACCGAAAATACAGTGTGGTGCCACTCCGCCGCTACTTGATACTCAAGGGATAAGAGATAATTTACTCGAGCGAGGGGATATCACCCTCGATATGACTGAAGCAGAGCAACAAGCTGTAGTTAATGAATATATAGCGAAACGCAATAATGCCTACAAAAAATGTAAACAAGGGAAGTAGTTATGGCTAATAAATTTAAGCAACCTCGAACATCTTTGATTACACCGGTAGCATTATCTTTGGCGGCATTATTCAGCGTATTTTCCATAGCAGCTCCGATAAAACATACATCTCCTGCCGATGCTGGCGTGATAAACCCACAACAAATTATTTATTGGCTAACCAAACGCGGTGAATTAAGCGTCGATGCATCTGATGGCGAAAAACAAATAGCACTGCAGAATTTTACCCGTAAAGCCCGTGCTAACAACCATGCTGTGCCAGCAGAGCAAACAAAACGAGTTAATCAAATTGCGCGCACTAAACAGCAACAGAATGCTAGCGCTGTGGTTGCCTTCGCCGATAGCGACATCAAAAAAGCGGTTAATGTGCTTGCTGTATTGGTTGATTTTCCTGACTTGCCTTACAACGACAATAGGCTGACTTCTGCCGATACAGGGATGTATTACAGCAATTATTCTGTGGAGCACTACGAAGACATTTTATTTTCGAAAACGGGTTTTACTGGGCCTAATGGTGAGAATCTAGAAACTGCATTTCAGTATTTTGATCAAGCATCGGGCGAAACATTTACCTTTGATGGTGAAGTGAAAGGTTGGGTGACTGCAGATAACAACGCTGCATTTTATGGCGGCAATGACGCCAACAATAACGATGATGATAAAGCGGCGCCTGAGTTAGTTATGGAAGCGGTGACAAAGGCTGTGGCAGGAATGACCACCGCTGAGTTAGCCCAATACGATATTGAAGATCCTTACGATATCAACAATAACGGCAATCTTGATGAGCCTGATGGCATCATTGACCATATTGTTATTTTTCATTCAAGTGTCGGTGAAGAGGCTGGTGGTGGTGTGCTAGGTACAGATGCTATTTGGTCACACAGATACTATGTTGGTGTGAGCACGTTTGGTAGTACGCTGCCAGGCACATCAATGAAAATTTATGGCTATACCGTTCAGCCAATTGATTCAGCAACTGGGGTGATTACCCATGAGTTCGGTCATGATCTTGGATTACCTGATGAATATGACACCTCAGGCACAGCAGGCTCTGGCTCTCCTGTCGGTAGCTGGTCATTAATGTCTGGCGGCTCTTGGGTTGGCCAAGAAACGGCAGGCAATTATATTGCTGGTACTAGGCCTTCCGGCTTCAGCCCTTATGCACGTTCTTATCTGCAACAGCGTTATAAAGGTAAATGGGTTAACGAACAAACCATCAATTGGGCTGATATTGGTGAAACAGGCTTTTCGGCCGATTTAGTTTCGGCGGTCAATGCTGATGCAGTGAATCAACTGTCAATCGCACTGCCAACTGCCTCAGTAGATTTTAAGCAACCGCTGACAGGTGAGTATCAATACCACTCAGGTAAAGGTCATTTAATGACAAACACCATGAATTTTAATCTTGATGTACCAGAAGGGACGCCATTATTACTGTCATTCCAAGCCCATTGGGATATTGAGGTGGATTATGACTATACCCAAGTATTAATTAACGGTGTTGCTATTGAAGGTAATCACACGGCCGCTTCTAATCCTCTTTACAGTAACGTTTCCCATTATATTTCAGGCTTGTCGAGTGATATTAGTTCAGCTAGTGGTGCTGATTCATGGGTCGAGCTGACCTACGACTTAGCTGCTTATGCGGGTCAAAATGTACAAGTTGAAATTAATTACATCACTGATGAAGCCGTTGGTGGATACGGGATAGCCATTGATGATATCGCGTTGACCCATCAAGGAAGTGTGGTTTATCAAGACGGCGCAGAATCTGCTGATGCAGTTACCCTAGATGGTTTTGCACGAATAGATGACAGCTTACCAGGCTTGCCGCAACGTTATATTGTCCAACTTAGAAACTATCAAGGAATTGATGAAGGCTTAGCTAATATCGGCTATGAGTCAGGTGTTCTCTTATGGCTTGAGAATGAGAATTATGAGGACAATAACGTTACTGAGCATGCAGGTTACGGATTAATTGGTCTGGTTGATGCGGATCAAAACTTAATCACGAATGGCTCAACTGATGTGCAAATTCGCGATGCGAGCTTTAGCTTATACCCACAGACTACGTATCCGTCAGACGCACACCTAAGCAATATCAGCTTGTTTGATGATAGTCGTGACTATAGTGCACCATTACAACCGCAGTCAGGCATGATATTACGAGAGCTAGGTTTAACCATGAATGTGACGGCGCAATCGACCAACAGTGATACCGCGACGGTTGAATTTAAACGTAGTGTTGTTATCACTGACCCAGGCGAAACGTCACTGGAAGCAAGCTTTGATGTTGTTGTCAGCGATTATACAGCTGTGTTCACCGCTAACGTTGAAGGTGGTGAGGGTGATTACATTTATGCATGGGCGTTTGGTGAGGCTGGTGTAACAAGCACGTTAGCAAACCCAACACATACTTATACGAGTTCAGATGGTTTTGTCGTCACACTAACCGTTACAGACTCAGCAGGTGAGACTGCTACTTATAGTCGAATCGTTGAGGTAGTCATTCCTATAGCAGCTGACTTTGACATTGCAATAGTGGGGGATAATGATTTGACGGTTCGTTTGACTAATAATACCTCTGGTGGCTTTGGTGATTTGAACTAC
This window of the Shewanella goraebulensis genome carries:
- a CDS encoding immune inhibitor A domain-containing protein is translated as MANKFKQPRTSLITPVALSLAALFSVFSIAAPIKHTSPADAGVINPQQIIYWLTKRGELSVDASDGEKQIALQNFTRKARANNHAVPAEQTKRVNQIARTKQQQNASAVVAFADSDIKKAVNVLAVLVDFPDLPYNDNRLTSADTGMYYSNYSVEHYEDILFSKTGFTGPNGENLETAFQYFDQASGETFTFDGEVKGWVTADNNAAFYGGNDANNNDDDKAAPELVMEAVTKAVAGMTTAELAQYDIEDPYDINNNGNLDEPDGIIDHIVIFHSSVGEEAGGGVLGTDAIWSHRYYVGVSTFGSTLPGTSMKIYGYTVQPIDSATGVITHEFGHDLGLPDEYDTSGTAGSGSPVGSWSLMSGGSWVGQETAGNYIAGTRPSGFSPYARSYLQQRYKGKWVNEQTINWADIGETGFSADLVSAVNADAVNQLSIALPTASVDFKQPLTGEYQYHSGKGHLMTNTMNFNLDVPEGTPLLLSFQAHWDIEVDYDYTQVLINGVAIEGNHTAASNPLYSNVSHYISGLSSDISSASGADSWVELTYDLAAYAGQNVQVEINYITDEAVGGYGIAIDDIALTHQGSVVYQDGAESADAVTLDGFARIDDSLPGLPQRYIVQLRNYQGIDEGLANIGYESGVLLWLENENYEDNNVTEHAGYGLIGLVDADQNLITNGSTDVQIRDASFSLYPQTTYPSDAHLSNISLFDDSRDYSAPLQPQSGMILRELGLTMNVTAQSTNSDTATVEFKRSVVITDPGETSLEASFDVVVSDYTAVFTANVEGGEGDYIYAWAFGEAGVTSTLANPTHTYTSSDGFVVTLTVTDSAGETATYSRIVEVVIPIAADFDIAIVGDNDLTVRLTNNTSGGFGDLNYSWDMGDGNTVTGENPADYTYAADGSYTILLTVTDEKGNQHLHAVSLTFPIVVTEESVDSGDSSGGSLGWFTLLILSLLTRNRLNIKRKI